One Sparus aurata chromosome 5, fSpaAur1.1, whole genome shotgun sequence genomic window carries:
- the fam163b gene encoding protein FAM163B — MSAGTVVIAGGILATVILLTIVAVLCLCRLQYYCCKREESEKGEEEQPELATISPTRPLALSAPPSPPTPEHFGEEPETYPPTFLTEANGPASFSPTPPRRCHRSHAFCPSCARCSLPFYLQHPERLCNGGRRISYRTVQQHDLDLPMDLASFYHKLNLIRSVTMREVYTHSVSTDV; from the exons ATGTCAGCCGGGACAGTGGTCATCGCAGGAGGAATTCTGGCTACAGTCATCTTACTGACCATCGTCGCTGTACTGTGTTTATGTAGGTTGCAG TATTACTGCTGTAAGAGGGAGGAGTCTGAGAAGGGGGAAGAGGAGCAACCAGAGCTTGCCACCATATCTCCGACCCGCCCTCTGGCTCTGTCCGCTCCCCCTTCGCCTCCGACGCCTGAGCACTTTGGCGAAGAACCGGAGACCTACCCCCCCACCTTCCTCACCGAGGCCAATGGGCCTGCCAGCTTCTCCCCCACACCGCCGCGCAGGTGCCACCGCTCACACGCCTTCTGCCCGTCCTGCGCCCGCTGCTCGCTGCCTTTCTACCTGCAGCACCCCGAGAGGCTGTGCAACGGCGGACGCAGGATCAGCTACAGGACTGTGCAGCAGCATGACCTGGATCTGCCAATGGACCTGGCCAGCTTCTACCACAAGCTCAACCTCATCCGCTCCGTCACCATGAGGGAGGTGTACACCCACAGTGTCAGCACCGATGTCTAG